From Desulfuromonas soudanensis, the proteins below share one genomic window:
- a CDS encoding 16S rRNA (uracil(1498)-N(3))-methyltransferase, with protein MNLILLFAEDFVAPGRVLLQGRRLRHVLEVHRAAVGDVLVVGLEGGMIGNGRVLLLDGAGLEMAVELGTNPPPPLPVTLVLALPRPKMLKRILITATSMGVKTIYLINSFRVEKSFWKSPLLSTEKLAEPLVLGLEQARDTVLPRVHLRPLFRPFVEDELPAICAGTTALLAHPAGNAPCPRVSPGAVTLAIGPEGGFIPYEAERLQGCGFTAVTLGERILRVEAAVPVLLSRLAPL; from the coding sequence ATGAACCTGATTCTCCTTTTTGCCGAAGATTTCGTCGCTCCGGGACGGGTCCTCCTGCAGGGGCGGCGTCTGCGCCATGTCCTCGAGGTGCACCGGGCGGCGGTTGGGGATGTGCTGGTCGTCGGCCTCGAAGGGGGGATGATCGGGAACGGCCGGGTGCTCCTTCTCGACGGCGCCGGTCTGGAGATGGCGGTGGAACTGGGGACAAATCCGCCTCCGCCGCTTCCGGTGACCCTGGTGCTGGCCCTGCCGCGCCCGAAGATGCTCAAGCGGATTCTGATCACGGCGACCTCCATGGGGGTCAAGACGATCTACCTGATCAACAGCTTCCGGGTGGAGAAGAGCTTCTGGAAGAGCCCCCTCCTCTCGACAGAAAAACTCGCCGAACCGCTGGTCCTCGGCCTCGAGCAGGCCCGTGACACGGTCCTCCCCCGGGTCCATCTGCGCCCCCTCTTCAGGCCCTTCGTCGAGGACGAGTTGCCGGCGATCTGCGCCGGAACGACGGCGCTGCTGGCCCATCCGGCCGGGAACGCCCCCTGTCCCCGGGTCTCGCCGGGAGCCGTGACCCTGGCCATCGGCCCCGAGGGGGGATTTATCCCCTACGAGGCCGAAAGGCTCCAGGGGTGCGGCTTTACCGCCGTGACCCTCGGCGAGCGCATTCTGCGGGTGGAGGCGGCCGTGCCGGTCCTCCTCTCCCGCCTCGCTCCCCTGTGA
- a CDS encoding M48 family metallopeptidase, producing the protein MKEFPYLGGYPEQVTAQVRTLIAEGRLGTVLLRKYPAPHDIRTDKALYAYALAIKNASLRQSPPLSKVVFDGKIHVVHQALGLHTFASRVQGGKLKAKNEIRIGAVFKIAPPECLRMIVVHELAHLREKEHNRAFYQLCNHMEPAYHQLEFDLRLYLTHLELFGALYRGGGAEGADWE; encoded by the coding sequence ATGAAGGAATTTCCCTATCTCGGGGGGTATCCCGAGCAGGTTACCGCGCAGGTGCGGACGCTGATAGCCGAAGGGCGGCTGGGGACGGTGCTGTTGCGCAAATACCCCGCCCCCCACGACATCAGGACCGACAAGGCGCTCTATGCCTACGCCCTCGCCATCAAGAACGCCTCGCTGCGCCAATCGCCCCCCTTGAGCAAGGTCGTCTTCGACGGCAAGATCCACGTCGTCCACCAGGCCCTCGGCCTGCATACCTTCGCCTCCCGGGTGCAGGGGGGGAAGCTCAAGGCGAAGAACGAGATCCGCATCGGGGCAGTGTTCAAGATCGCCCCACCGGAGTGTTTGCGCATGATCGTCGTTCATGAACTGGCCCACCTGCGGGAAAAAGAGCACAACCGCGCCTTCTACCAGCTGTGCAACCACATGGAGCCGGCCTACCACCAGCTGGAATTCGATCTGCGCCTCTATCTGACCCATCTGGAACTCTTCGGGGCCCTGTACCGCGGAGGGGGCGCCGAGGGGGCTGACTGGGAATAG
- a CDS encoding cation diffusion facilitator family transporter, whose translation MSSAHSNPLRAILFAFFANLGIAVIKTVAAVFSGSSSMLAEAIHSFADTGNQLLLLLGLSRAKKPADVEHPLGYGKVSYFWSFMVAIILFSVGGLFSVYEGWHKLQSPEPVQHLWLALSVLGASIVLEGVSMRGCLQEINKSRRGRTLREWLKQSRNSELIVVFGEDLAALLGLTLAFVFLLVAGISGDGRYDAYGSICIGVLLIVVAILISILVKSLLIGRSADPELTAAIEEIIGGDPDIREVFHVITLQMGARVMLAAKIRLAAGLEIGVACEKINALETQIKQRFPEIGWCFIEPDVRD comes from the coding sequence ATGTCGTCCGCCCACAGCAACCCTCTCAGGGCGATCCTTTTCGCCTTTTTCGCCAACCTCGGCATCGCCGTCATCAAAACGGTCGCCGCCGTCTTTTCCGGTTCGAGCAGCATGCTCGCCGAGGCGATCCATTCCTTCGCCGACACGGGCAATCAGCTCCTTCTCCTTCTCGGCCTGAGCCGGGCAAAAAAACCGGCCGATGTCGAGCACCCCCTGGGGTACGGCAAGGTCAGCTACTTCTGGAGCTTCATGGTCGCCATCATCCTCTTCAGCGTCGGCGGCCTCTTCTCCGTCTACGAAGGGTGGCACAAACTTCAATCTCCCGAACCGGTGCAGCACCTGTGGCTGGCCCTGTCCGTTCTCGGAGCGAGCATTGTCCTCGAGGGAGTCAGCATGCGCGGCTGCCTGCAGGAGATCAACAAGAGCCGCCGGGGGCGCACTCTGCGGGAGTGGCTCAAACAGAGCCGCAATTCCGAACTGATCGTAGTCTTCGGCGAGGACCTGGCCGCCCTCCTCGGGCTGACCCTGGCCTTTGTCTTTCTCCTCGTCGCCGGGATCAGCGGCGACGGCCGCTACGACGCCTACGGCTCCATCTGCATCGGCGTGCTGCTGATCGTCGTCGCCATCCTCATCTCGATCCTCGTCAAGTCGCTCCTCATCGGTCGCAGCGCCGACCCCGAACTCACCGCCGCCATCGAGGAGATCATCGGCGGCGACCCGGATATCCGCGAGGTCTTCCATGTGATCACCCTGCAGATGGGCGCCCGGGTGATGCTGGCGGCAAAGATCCGTCTCGCCGCGGGCCTGGAGATCGGAGTGGCCTGCGAAAAGATCAACGCCCTGGAGACGCAGATCAAACAGAGATTCCCGGAAATCGGCTGGTGTTTTATCGAACCGGACGTACGGGACTGA
- a CDS encoding FKBP-type peptidyl-prolyl cis-trans isomerase — protein sequence MAQIKTDDTIKVHYTGTLADGTVFDTSRQRDPLEFTVGGGQLIKGFDEAVLGLNVGESTRVTIPAEEAYGPHREEMVLEVELSQFPEGLNPQPGQQLETETADGHPLSIRVVAVEGDRVTMDANHPLAGKELTFEIEVVSIA from the coding sequence ATGGCACAGATCAAGACCGATGATACCATTAAAGTTCACTACACCGGCACTCTCGCCGACGGCACGGTTTTCGACACTTCGCGGCAGCGCGACCCCCTCGAGTTTACCGTCGGCGGCGGCCAGCTGATCAAGGGGTTCGACGAGGCCGTTCTCGGCCTTAATGTCGGAGAGAGTACCCGGGTGACGATCCCCGCCGAGGAGGCCTACGGTCCCCACCGCGAGGAGATGGTCCTCGAGGTGGAGCTCAGCCAGTTTCCCGAGGGGCTCAACCCCCAGCCGGGGCAGCAGCTCGAAACCGAGACCGCCGACGGGCACCCCCTGTCGATCCGGGTGGTCGCCGTGGAGGGGGACCGGGTGACGATGGACGCCAATCACCCATTGGCAGGCAAGGAGCTGACCTTCGAGATCGAGGTGGTCTCCATCGCCTGA
- a CDS encoding MFS transporter, whose protein sequence is MGKDNLIRRGTGDYRRANLALFFAGFVTFSTLYDFQPLFPNLVSEFAISPTVASLTLSFATFALAWTLPLSGTLSDALGRRPLMGVAVILTSLLTLVTATLDSLPAILVLRLMQGIVLAGVPAVAMAYLSEEIEPRSVGNAMGLYIAGNAFGGMTGRILTAWLTDFIPWRSAIGVIAAISLVLGVFFLILLPPSRNFQRRPFHLGQLTASLVNHLRNPGLLCLYLVAFTCMGGFVTLYNYVTFRLLGPDFGLSQTEVALIFLAYAFGAFGSSFIGALVHRFGRGRLLFYSLAIMTAGLALTLLAALPAVIAGIVIFTIGFFGVHSVASTWVGFLATHSRGQASSLYLFFYYLGSSISGTAGGFFYGAWGWTGVVLLIFLLIGLAVLAGRRLASLSRGAESASPLCTPADCP, encoded by the coding sequence ATGGGGAAGGACAATCTCATCCGGAGGGGAACAGGGGACTACAGGAGAGCCAATCTTGCCCTCTTTTTTGCCGGGTTTGTCACCTTTTCCACCCTCTACGATTTTCAACCACTCTTTCCGAACCTGGTGAGCGAATTCGCCATTTCCCCGACCGTCGCCAGCCTCACCCTCTCCTTTGCCACCTTCGCCCTCGCCTGGACGCTCCCTCTCTCCGGAACCCTCTCCGACGCTCTCGGGCGACGTCCGCTGATGGGGGTGGCGGTTATTCTGACGTCCCTGCTGACCCTGGTCACCGCAACCCTCGACTCCCTGCCGGCCATCCTCGTCCTGCGCCTTATGCAGGGGATCGTTCTTGCCGGGGTTCCGGCTGTCGCCATGGCCTACCTGAGCGAGGAGATCGAGCCGCGGTCGGTCGGCAACGCCATGGGACTCTATATCGCCGGCAACGCCTTCGGCGGCATGACGGGGCGGATCCTGACGGCCTGGCTCACCGACTTCATCCCCTGGCGTTCGGCCATCGGCGTCATCGCCGCCATCAGCCTGGTCCTCGGCGTCTTTTTTCTGATTCTTCTCCCCCCCTCGCGCAATTTTCAGCGCCGGCCCTTCCATCTCGGCCAGCTCACGGCGTCCCTGGTCAATCACCTGCGAAATCCGGGGCTCCTTTGCCTGTATCTGGTCGCCTTCACCTGCATGGGCGGCTTCGTCACTCTCTACAACTATGTCACCTTCCGACTTCTCGGACCGGACTTCGGCCTGAGTCAGACCGAGGTTGCGCTGATTTTTCTCGCCTATGCCTTCGGTGCTTTCGGCTCGAGCTTCATCGGCGCCCTGGTCCACCGCTTCGGCCGCGGCCGCCTCCTCTTCTACTCCCTTGCGATCATGACCGCAGGGCTCGCACTCACCCTGCTGGCCGCCCTCCCGGCCGTAATTGCCGGCATCGTCATTTTCACCATCGGCTTCTTCGGCGTCCACTCCGTCGCCTCGACCTGGGTCGGTTTTCTCGCCACCCACTCCCGGGGGCAGGCCTCTTCCCTCTACCTCTTCTTCTATTACCTGGGGTCGAGCATCTCGGGGACGGCCGGAGGATTTTTCTACGGCGCCTGGGGATGGACCGGAGTCGTCCTCCTCATCTTCCTCCTGATCGGCCTCGCCGTGCTGGCGGGCCGGCGCCTTGCGTCCCTGAGCCGGGGAGCCGAATCGGCGTCCCCCCTTTGCACACCGGCTGACTGCCCATAG
- the dbpA gene encoding ATP-dependent RNA helicase DbpA: MIPTAFATLPLDPSLLENLTSLGYSEMTPIQARSLPPILSGKDVIAQAKTGSGKTAAFGIGLLSRLVVSHFGVQGLVLCPTRELADQVGKELRRLARFTDNIKILTLCGGVPFGPQLGSLEHGAHIVVGTPGRLLDHLRRGSLNLKSLRMLVLDEADRMLDMGFSEDLSAIVASAPSNRQTLLFSATYPESIAAMSATVQHQPVTVKVEAIHDGRAIRQIFFNVERVERLAALARILGHYRFESTLVFCNTKKETQEVADALTERGFSALAIHGDLEQRERDQVLARFANKSVSILVATDVAARGIDIKELTAVINFELTRDPEVHIHRIGRTGRAGEEGLALSLVTAAENRRVAAIEEYLGDPVPRAELNTLTMPSSAPLEPPMVTLCIDGGRKNKVRPGDILGALTGEAGIAGSEVGRINVFDFHTYVAISRPSARVALARLSANKIKGRFYKIRKFD, encoded by the coding sequence ATGATCCCCACCGCCTTTGCCACCCTCCCCCTCGACCCTTCGCTCCTCGAGAACCTTACCTCCCTCGGCTACAGCGAAATGACGCCGATCCAGGCCCGCAGCCTGCCGCCCATCCTCTCCGGAAAGGACGTCATCGCCCAGGCCAAGACCGGCAGCGGCAAGACCGCCGCCTTCGGCATCGGCCTGCTGTCGCGCCTGGTGGTGAGTCACTTCGGCGTCCAGGGTCTGGTGTTGTGCCCGACCCGCGAGCTCGCCGACCAGGTCGGCAAGGAGCTGCGACGGCTCGCCCGTTTCACCGACAACATCAAGATCCTCACCCTCTGCGGCGGGGTCCCCTTCGGCCCCCAGCTCGGCTCCCTCGAACACGGCGCCCATATCGTCGTCGGCACCCCGGGGCGCCTCCTCGACCACCTGCGGCGCGGCAGCCTCAACCTCAAATCGTTGCGCATGCTCGTCCTCGATGAAGCCGATCGCATGCTCGACATGGGCTTTTCCGAGGATCTCTCCGCCATCGTCGCCAGTGCGCCGAGCAATCGCCAGACCCTGCTCTTTTCGGCCACCTACCCCGAGTCGATTGCCGCCATGAGCGCCACCGTGCAGCACCAACCGGTCACGGTGAAGGTCGAAGCGATTCATGACGGCCGGGCGATCCGGCAGATTTTTTTCAATGTGGAGCGCGTCGAGCGCCTTGCCGCCCTGGCGCGGATTCTCGGCCATTACCGATTCGAATCGACCCTGGTCTTCTGCAACACCAAAAAGGAGACGCAGGAGGTGGCCGATGCGCTGACCGAGCGCGGATTCTCGGCGCTGGCGATCCACGGCGACCTCGAGCAGCGCGAGCGAGACCAGGTGCTGGCGCGGTTTGCCAACAAAAGCGTCTCCATTCTCGTCGCCACCGACGTGGCGGCCCGGGGAATCGACATCAAGGAGCTGACGGCGGTGATCAACTTTGAGCTCACCCGCGATCCGGAGGTGCACATCCACCGCATCGGCCGCACCGGCCGGGCCGGCGAAGAGGGGCTGGCCCTGAGCCTGGTGACCGCCGCGGAGAATCGACGGGTGGCGGCCATTGAAGAGTATCTCGGTGATCCCGTTCCCCGCGCCGAACTGAATACCCTGACCATGCCGTCGTCCGCCCCCCTCGAACCGCCCATGGTGACCCTCTGCATTGACGGCGGCCGCAAGAACAAGGTGCGCCCCGGCGATATCCTCGGGGCCCTCACCGGCGAGGCGGGAATCGCCGGAAGCGAGGTCGGCAGAATCAATGTCTTCGATTTTCACACCTACGTCGCCATATCCCGCCCCAGCGCGAGAGTCGCCCTGGCGCGCCTGAGCGCCAACAAAATCAAGGGGCGCTTTTATAAAATCCGCAAATTCGACTGA